The following DNA comes from Oreochromis niloticus isolate F11D_XX linkage group LG23, O_niloticus_UMD_NMBU, whole genome shotgun sequence.
acagaaacctgATAAAGCAGAGGTAACAGTGAGGTGAAGAGGACCTGTTCTCTGTCTTTGTGAGCGAAGTGAATGAGTGACACACGCCTGCATGTTTTTCAGAAGTTCTagtttttgtgtgcatgtgtaaccTTGgcacctaaaaataaaaacgtgCTCCTGAGCTCCCCTTCAGGCAGCACTGATGGCCCACCACAACTGATCTGCGCTCTTCCAGATCAGCTTTTTCCTGCATAAGGCTCGAGTCCCTAATCCTCTGCAGTAATTCAATTCATCCAGATTCAAAGAAAAGTGgcattgaaaataaaacacagcgacaaaaagaataaaatccaGAACACGAGGCCGCTTGTCAGCAAGGAGGAGGAGTGGAGGGAGAGTACTGACCATGGCACTGCTTGTTTCAGATATGCTGAGGGCCTGGAACCGTCTTACGACAGGACCAGCCCCCTACTGCATCCCGATGGCTACACTGTGGTGGCCGAGGGTCAAAGATCAAGTCACAGGCAGACTGGCTTGTCATCAGGGCTCTCATGTGTTGCATAAGTGGCACTGCAAATATAAGTTGTTAAAAGCAAAAGAAGACGAGGCTCTAGAGGAACTGACCGGTGCTGCTGTACATCACAACAGAATGGGTTGGACTATAAAGTGCATACTTAAACCCACCCTCCCTCCCAAGTGCTCATATGTGGAGGTGTTCCTGTACAAGTACACACACATGTGTCTGTAAGTTCCTCTAGAGCAGCTAAATGTGACCTCTCGCAATTTGCATGACTGTGAGAGAAGAGCACAGGACACTTTAAAATATTATCTTACACTGGAAATAACATCTATGGAACAAAATCTTTACAATATGAATATGTAGATAAATTGGCAAACATGAGCAGAAAATTGTTAAAACACAACCCAAACCCATCCTCCACCTTGCTGTCATTCtgagtgaatgaatgaataaaaggaTAAACTGAAGTCATCCATGATTGTGGAAGGTTATTTGCACTTCCCACCCTAATCAACTCTGCTGCCCTTTATGATAATGCATCTCCATCATCGCCTTGGCTCATGTGAAAGGAAGTAATTCATGATTTATTCATAGCTCCTTCGTTGCCTTAGCGACCGAGACAAATGTTCTGATTGGCTTGCTGTGTAGTCCTAAATGTCCTGACCAATCAGAGGCAAAGTGCAGCCTTTTCGAATGGCTTCCCGGAGCTGCCTCTCCTTTGGAGGGATCCCACTGGTAGGACGACCTAGGGGTCCACATCTTCTAGATCACTCTTAGAATCGCCGAGCATCATGGGAGACTCTGACCCCTGTGGTAGAATAGAGGGAagttggattaaaaaaaaaaaaaaagttgaattaTCCATCTGTTAGGCAGAGCCAGGAGGATTATAATTTCTATTCAACACACCTATTATCTATAATGTTTTTATGTGAGCACAAGTGACAATCTGGGGCTGTGTGGGCATCCTGACAGCCCCAGCAGGAGTCAGAGAAGAATGAAAcagcttcaaatccacctctaATAATAACCGTGGGCGGTAACAAACTGCCTTTATAGCCTTTGACAGAAGCCAATGAGATGATCCATTTTTGTTCTATTCTTTTCTCGGGCTTATGTGAGCTGAGCGGGAGCTGCTTTAAAACCATGAGTCATTTGAGAGCTCCGCTGTTCTAAGCTGCTCGTTTTGGATGCGGCTGAGAGATACCTGTCGGAGACTGCGGTCAGCGTTTTCATTCGCCGGGCTGCCGTCAGAACCATTACTGCTACCAGACTGCTCTTTCTCATTTAACAATGCTGTAGCATAGGCCAAGGTATCCTGCAgagtgtgacacacacacacacacacacacacacacacacacggaaaaTAAACAGTatgagtgagtgtgagtgtaATAGGAGAACTGGAGGGCGTTGATATACGGTATTTTTGTGTCTGCATGTATTTACCTGTGCAGAAATTGTGCGCTGGAAGGTTTTATTGGTGGATGTCTCATTTGAGACGTTGCTCTGTGGAGTCCAGTAATGTTCTGTCATCTGAAGGCAGAGAGAGTCACTGTGAGCATACAGCATAATTTACAGTTCTTCATAAGTGCCATAGTGGTTAAGCTAAGTGTGTCCTAAACAGGGGGCACTGTAAAGACTCTAGTTTAGCTCCAgtaatatgaaaattaaaacaaaacaatccatATACTGAGTGAGCTGTGAACAAAAATGTATACAGAAAAACAGCTCAGTTACCTAAAGTTAGCTGAAATGAATAGAAAATAGTAACTGTATAGTCTGCATACAACAATGCTGCTTTTTCACTactgtttgtttattgtttatctattacttaaatactttggtgtagtatgaatggccatGGGGGAGGTCTTTGTAagcaggaaaagctgtaaaacttatgaaaacacagttaaaagtccaaagtcACATTTTCTAATGAAGTCCAGTGGGCCAGATAGGAGTCTTTGCTGGGCTGATTCTGGCCCTTGGACATTATGTTTGACACCAAGTGGTAACTAATATCAAGGCAAACTTTACAAAACTGACATTTTCCTGAATGAAAAAagttctaaaaaaataaataaataaaatttatgcTGTGCTAAACTGGGTTCAGATTTAAACTAATATTTGAAACCCGGATTAGTTTTGACAAACACAAAGTCGATGGGAATGGGAAACATTGAGGTTTGGGGCTAAAGGCACTGGGGATTTTTGTTGGCTGCTGTCCTCCATCCTTCTCACTTCTACTGTGAATTACAAAGGCCAAAAATGCCTCGCAACAATGTGATGTACACTATATGGATAAACGTACTGGGCCACCTACAGGAACTGGTTGCCCATGGAAACCCAGGCTATGAAGCTCCCAGCCCACAGTTACTGAGCTGATGTTCATGCCAGAGGGGGTTTGGAAATCTGCAGTTACTGAATCAGCAAGTGTTGGCATCTCTTACGCACTATGCAACTCCTCTTAGTAACCTTACATGATCTTCCATTCCATGGCTGAGTTGTTATGGTTCTGAAACACTTTCTTTCCCAAATGTTTGTAAATGTTGAGTgcaatgggactgaaaacaTCTAACTTTAAAGATTAAGAGGTGTGGCCCTGTACTTTTGCTCATATTGTATAGGTGGTCCTACAGTATTTCTTAGGCTTGCCTTTTTCTGAAGCCACTGCACCGCCCAACTCCAGGTACCAGACAAGTCCTTGAAGTAGTCCTTAGCTTGAGGACACCTGGAGAGTGGGAGGGATGAAAGCAGGGTCAGAATTATGTTGGTAGGTTAATCTGTTAATACTACTACTATTACAGTTGATAATAGTTCATactggaaaaaaacacacataataACCAAATATTTTTCTGCCCAAGTCTGATCCCTAAACCGCATATGTACTCACTTTTGAGCTAATGTGACCAGGAACTTAACACACTGGTAGCAGCGCCTGCTGTCCACATTGTTGCTCTGCTGCATCAAAGCTTTGGAGAAAAAACATTATGAGCTACAAGGAATTGTGCACTGTTGtcaataggaaaaaacaaaacaacagacaTACCTAATAGGCCTTTCTCTGACTCAAAAGCATACTTCAGTCTCTGGGATTGCAGAGGGTCTTCCACTACCTGTGGTAAAGATTTAAATGAAGTTAGGAAATGTGAGACCTCATAGTGATCACGTAACATAAAAGATCAACAGGGGAAGGGTCACTGATGGGTGTTACTCACTAGAAGCTCCTGCAGCATCAGAAAAATGTTCTTCAGTTCATGAGGTGGAGCTGTCTCCAGCTGTGTCTGTGAAGAGTACAAAACAATTTAGTGCATACTGATTGTGGAGTAAATGTGGTTGAGCTGCTTTTCAGAGATTCTTACTTTGAGTAACTGCAGAACTCCCAGAGAGAACGGCTCATTACAGAACGAGCTGTAGGTCACCATCTCTATCAGGAGAGACAGTGGGCCTGATAACTCGCGCATTGCAAACATCACCTGTTGGGTATTTACAATGGGGAAAATTGTCAATCAAAGAGCTTCTGAGTCTTTTctatttaataatgaagaagTAAAACATTGAACTGATGATTTTTATCTCACCTCTAGAAGGTAAGGCTGTCCTTCTGGAGTAAAGAGTGAGGCTAGGATGTCTGCATGGAGAGGGAGAAGAGGGGTGGAGGACAGGACACTACTCAGGCGCAGCTTAAGCCCTCCGGGAGCTACGTGAAGAACAACgggtgataaaaaaaacaaccacaatAAGACTCAAGTTGTGTCAGTAGGTGTGCATTTGTAGTAGCGTGAGAAACAAATTTAGGTGCATTACCCTGTGTGCGCTGGGGGCTGAGGTCAGAGTGCAGAGTGATCAGGGCCAGAGTGCTGTGCAGGTGAAGAAACTCCCGAGCCTGAGCTGGACTCCACCTTCGGTtctgtaaaaacacacaaagtaaaATCTCTCTGCCTTTCTTTGGAGGTTTTTTCTATGTATACCCAACTGAGAAGTGCCCTCAATACAGACCCAGAACTCGCTTGAGAGATTATATACCTCATTTGACCTGGGAATGACTTGGGACCTCTGTAAACTGTTACTATTGAGAAGGATGTCTGGAATACCTGCTTAACCTGTTACCACTGCAACTCAGCGTTGGATAAGCAAAAAAACTTACACTTTGTTTCCTGAGTGTAATTCAGTGAGTGGAAAAGTTGAGTTAAAGTGAAAACATTAAGAATAACAAACATATGAAACATGCTGTGTGTATTATGTAAACTGTACCTGGTTGTTCTGCCTATTGGGGCCCAACAGAAAGATGAGCATCCGGCGATATGCTGAGTGTTTCAACAACAACTGACAAGGACCGCAACcctgagagagggagagagagggagggacagAGTGAACAAAAAATAGAGAACACTCAGGAAATCAAACAGTCGTTAAATTTAATGGCTTGTACTTAAACACTCAATTTCGAAGAATTACCCTCTGAGCGAAGTTACTGAAGAGGTTGAAATACTGCGCACAGTTCTTCACATTCTCAGGAACATCTTTGTCCAGTAAGGAGAGCAGAGCATCTGTTAAACTGTCCAGTCCTGGGTCTCCAAACTGAAGAGCACTCTCCAGAGTCTTTTCGAGGATGGATGCAACCACCACCCTCACCTCTCTTACACTGCACTCCAACAGACAAACCCTAAGGAAATGTCAAAACAATCAATATCAGCACTCCAGTGAAGGGAAATAAACCTGTAAGGCAGGAACTTCAATTAACATGTCTAATGTCTTATCATAAGACACTCAGTATCTTATGATAAAATCTGAAAGGACAGAGAAGTCTACAACACTGTTCGTGTGGGAAATTTCTTTGTTGTACTTTGCTTAACAGTTCTGGCTGCTTTGGCCTTGAGGCACATAGTTAAGTGTGACAATCTGTATCTCCGTTCTACGGGGAGGGGTGTGGTATGTAAAGGCAGCTGTGGTGTACTGTTGCCCAAAACGTCCGATGTTCGACAACCAATCCTGTCTGAGGATCATATGATCACCCCATGCTTAAACAACTAGTGTAAGACAACACCTTtctcccaaacacacacactttggaAAACTATCCTGTGGTTCTAAATGTTTACATTCCATAGAAGGACTTGCTTTTTTGAGCCAATCAGCATTAAGTCAGTGAGCAACAAGCACACAGGTGTTTAATATCTCTACTGTCAGTAAAGATCCAACTGTAAGTATgcttcaagacttttgcagtTATACCGATGAAGTGtgcaaatataataaattatataGAATTAAAACACTACAGAGCTAATGTGTGTGGGCTTTATATATTTAGTAAAGCTTTAGGGGTTGTAGGAAAAATAATCAAGGTGGAATTATTTGGCCCTGGTCAGAGAGTTGAATGTGCATTGATTAGAATGAGGGCGCAATGCTTGGAGCTGCCAAGTCTAAAGTATCGCATATCATTAGGACAGCTACAAAAATGCTGTACTGATCAAACCTAGGCCAAGCTTCTGCAAAAGCAGCCCTACAAACATGGATTACATCCACACCTAATGCAGACATAACTGCACCCTGTCATTTCCACTTTCAAGCAGCAGCAATATAGTATCGCTATCTAAACAATGTAGAAAATCGTTTCaatatttcattaataaaaTGTGACAACAGCCCTGTGGGTTAATTAGCTGGCAGGAATGTACTAACTTGACGATTTCACGTCCCTCTGGTCCCACCAGGTACTGCACCATCCACTGGCATGCCTCACTGCTCTTAGACAGCAATACCTCCACTGTCGCCATCCACTCCTCTGTGTCCACCCTGCAAGagacacacaaatacagatATAATGTTGCTCCTCATGAAGGTGCTCAAACTTAACACATACGGATGCATACAAGTGAACTCACCTGAGTTTCTTTTTGGTGTGCAAGTAGGTGTGGAACAGAAAGTGAACAGCCAGCTGAAGACTCTCTTTGGCCATTGGCTGGTAGCCTGGATGCTTCAGTTTTGTCTGCAAAAGGAAGACAGCTTTTTAAAACATCACTGATGATCATACTGCAtgttattttatgtatataaacACCATGGTATTGCATTATAGCACATATAATAGTAATATTGCAATGGCTGTGGGTTCCAGTGTCACGCTTCCATTGTGCATCAGCACTcacaatatttaaataattatcaTTCATGTATGTCAGAGTATTTCTCTTTAATGGCAGAATGAAATCTGTCATTAAGGGTGAACAGTACTCTGATTCCTATAAGGAAGTGCAGTTACTGTATAATGCTGACCTGCAATAAAAGCATTGCCTCAGAAAAGCAAAATACACACTGTTTTTTCAGTTGTGTAAACACAGACCAAAAGTGAAATCCAatattttacttgcatctacTTCAAGTaccagagaaaaacaaactgctgaATATGTGGAAGAAAACTTTTTTCTAACTTGTTTTATGTCTTATGATTACAACAACTGGCAAAATACATGAAGCTTAAAGTGTTGTGTATCTTCAGACTGTGTTTATGTATAATTAGACAAGCCAACAGAGAAACATACTGCATTGACTGAAGCCAGGGAAAGGGTGAAGTTGAAGTAGTCGCTGTTGTAGACATCTCTGTTTCTCATGAACTTCAGATTCTCATCTCTCACAAtctgtacaaacacacaaacaaagcgGTGAGACAACTATGAATATTTAAAGCAATTCTCTCTCTAATATAACTCATGTTTAGCTCATGTAAAGGCAGATTTTGCTATACCTGATAGATGCTGACGGGCATTTTCTCTACAAACAGGCCCTTCTTCTCTCCCTTGCGGACCAGACGGGTGAGGAGAGTGAGACGGTCATTGTTGGCTCTTGGGGGGCGCGGAGAGGACTGTGGGGAAACATCAGGAGAAGATGGAGCAGACCTGGGAATAAAGAGACAACATAGATGGTTCATAATAGTTAATGCACTGGAGCTGTTCCTAACTGCTGTTCTTCTGACAGTGTTTATATACAAATATGACTCGCATCATGTGATTAACGTCCGTGATGGTTCATTAAAGGTTCTGTATAATACATATAAGTGAAATCTTTGTAAATAAGTCTTTAACTGTCAGTGTCAAATCTATCACCTACTGCCTGCAGTGACATTTTGCTGACTGTTGCAGATGCATTTATGAGAAGATGACAGATGCATTTTCAAGAGTCCAATGAGAATGTTTACAAGGTGACTGCGGTACATATGGAAATTTGACTCACAGTGAAAGGTCCTCAGCTTCCTGTCTCATGATGCTGACTCTGCTCTTTTTGGGCAGAACAGGCGAATTCTGGTCGCTGATCTTCTGAtaaaacagcatgtaggcattccagtatctcCTCCGCACGTCAGGGTAAGGGTTGGCTGAGCATACATCAAAGTTATTTAAGACTTTATACTTGTGTGTACTGCTAATCCACATAAAGTAAACTAATGTCAGCAACTTACACTGGTCATAGACCTTGGGACGATACTCCCCACCGAAGCACTCATACTCCAAAGTTTCGTCATTCATATCGAACTCTTCCACCACGTTGTCATTGAACTTGTACCACCGACCACGTGCACCACCGCTattagtaaacaaagatggatGATAAAGAAGAATTTTGAGAAGATAAAGTAGAATGAGACATACTGAAAATCCATGAACTTTAAATATTAACCTAatgcaaaaactaaaaaagCTTATAAGCATAAATAGGCAGAAAAACAGGATCTCTACTCAAGTATGTACCCACCACTATATAGACAGCACACCAGATTAACCTACTGGCAGATCACAGTATTCGTTTGCGTCTATCCAGCTCATCTGCTAAGTTTTTATGTCACTGTTCTTGGCtttaaatgtgtctgttttCCTGGAAAGTAAGCATCATCCTGAGAACAGAATTTCTTAAGCATGGATAGGAACAAGAAAATGAGTGAGAGCAGGGTGCCAAATACAAGCTTCTGTGGTCTCTTTACATTCCACTTCTCCAGTAAGCACGACTCCCTTCCAGAGCCAGACATCTGGAGATGCTTACAAACTAAACCAGGAGCCCATACAAAATCTGATACTGCATTCATATGCCCCAAGGAGGTCTTCTAAATTCTGCCTGGAAAACTAAAGCGACCAATTAATGTATTCCACCAATTGCTGGTTAGGTACTCCTTATGTAAATTagcaaagagaagaaaaaatacaATTAGGAAAAGCGTATAGCTCTGCCATTAGAAAACGACTCCTCTGAAATGAGGTAAGACTGACTACAGCGTCTCTTACCGTCTATCTTTAATAAAAGAGTAGTAGTGGCCAGCATGCGCCTGACCACTGTGGACAACAACTCCCACAAGCTCATAGTTCTCAGAAATTGTGACTTTTTTCCTGGGTGACCCTCCTGAGGTCCCGTCGCCTCTCCCCTCGCCTCCCTCTCCGCTGCAGTCTTGACGAGCCATTCCAGATACAGTGTAGGGCTCCATGTTCAGCACCCAGGGGAACTGTGAAACAATGGAAACAACGTTAATCCCAATCACATTTGGATTAAAGTTAAGGAGGCTGTAACAATATTAGAAAATGTGTTCTATTAGGTACAAGTATCTGATCTTCATACCCTAATCTGCTCATCATATTTGATAGACCGTCCGCTTTCCCAGTCGAAGCCAAAGCGCATAAGGTGAATACAGAGAACACTAGGCAGGGATTTGATACATGTCCTCTTCACAGTGGTCCtctgtacaaacacacacactaacacttaTAAGCACATATGATGTCAATGTTGTATAAAAACATGCAGGGGAGTGTACAGACCTTCTCTTTGCATTTCTCACAGTAGTAGGCATTGCTGCCCTCTAGCACCTCTCCTCGGACAAACTGGTCTAATGAGATCTCTAAACTCTGACAAGAGGTCACTCCAAGGTTCAGTGCCATGAATGTTTCCTCACGCTCATATCTGTGCAAAGGATGTTTGTGAGTCAAATTTCATgcataaagaaaaacatttggtAAATtctacacagtaaaaaaaaactgtggctCACCGGTGAGGACAGTCTTTACAGATCTTCTGGTCAGAGAAAATTCCCTGAAACGTGTTTTTGAAGATCTGCTCTCGACCCATTTTCTGGTGGAAAAAGTTTGTCATTGACAAATTAAAGTTTCTAATCAAGTGatgacagtgtttttttttttggtgtgcgAGTTATACCTTGAGATGTTCGTCAAGCTGATCCACCAGGCTAGTGAAAAACTCATAGGCATCCTGCTGTTCTCTTACATATAGCTCTTTGTTCCACATCTTGAAGATCTGCAACAGAAATATTATGCATCGTTATACAGTTACATATCTATTGATAAACTGAGTTTTGTCACTTAAAGTAAATGACACTCAGTTGTGTCACTACCCAAGATAATAAAATCTTTATGTGTTACACAGACTTTACAGACATAATGATTACAGACAGCACAACATGCTCCATCATTAGGacttattaaaaaaagacaagataatataaaaaaaaagtagcaCTTAGTCTCTGGTTTCTAAATGATTTAACAGTGAACAGACTATTACCTTCCAGAAGTTCTCAGGTACATAATACTGGAGTTTGCTCTCCATCAGATGGCCAAATAAAGACTGGACCTGATAGAAAACACTCTCTTCAGGCTGGTCTGTGTCATCTTCAATGGACAGGAAagcctaaaacaaaaaaattggtATTGTAGTCACAGATACTGGTGTTACTATTCCAAGTATCATATAAtgtatggtaaaaaaaaaaacagtaaacagTTCATTGAAAGTGTACCTCTGGGAGGCCGGGCTGCATGTAAAGCTGCTGGAACACAGCATTCATATAACAGGTGGCTCCACCGTtcttcaacccaacaaaacctGAGACTGACCGGCTCTCTACAGGGGGTAGATACTAatggaaagggagaaagagttACTTTCACACCAAAAGAACTGTCAGACTATATGCAACAGCAAACATGATTACAATTAATTCTATTTTAATGGGTGTCTTACATCAAACTCCTTGCAGAGCGAAGGATCTGACTGGTGGTGCATGGAGAGCAGCTCTTTGGTGATGAGctgtaggtttgaaagagaGCTGTCTGCCAGCATTACCAGCACCTCATAGGCTGCCAATCTGCTGCTGGCTGTGCTGCACCTAatcacacacagagaaatgatTAAATACTGCTATCAGGAATACTAGAAACACACAATGTTGTTTGCAAAATGGAGGGATTTATCCATtacttaaaacaaacaaacaaacaaaaaagcagatCCCTTTTACATGAAATCACAGAAAGATTCTCAAAATCACATTTCAAAAAATGAAAAGTTAGAttagaagagagaaaaaatgaaaCTAATTGGAAGGAAAGGAATCCATACTTTGGGTGGAAATCATGGCTGGGGGCCGGGGAAGTTGTAGGGTTGGAGCTGTTGATAATGATGCGTGAGGCTCGAAACAGGAAGTCATCGAGCAACTGCTGGATGAGAGATGGACCTGGACAAAAAGTTACAACATTACATAACAGCTGTGCcctaaataaaatagaatataCCTTGGATAGGTGTGGATATGCATATGTACTCAGTGTGGGCTCACCAAGATGTTCTTTTTCATTGCCACAGAGAGACAACAAGGTCTTGATAAGTCTGAGGTGCCCTGCTAGGAGGATGTTATCTGCCTCGCTGGTCTCCATCTCAGAGCTCCAGCTAGGCTCAAAATTGTCAAGCCAAGAGATCTCGTCCTCCAGCATGGTGGCTGCGCTCACTTTTAACACCTCCATCTCTGACGCTTGAGGAGGTGAGGCATGCAGCGAAGCGGGAGGAAGGAAAGGAGGGatagaaaaagaaatcagcagAAAGCAAATGTGTGATTCACTGGCCTTTAGTTGCTGAAAAGCAGTCTGTAAGGTCTGCATTACAACAGAGCTTCAATCAGGGACAAAACTTCATATTTAGGAAAGTGCAACTGTGGCTTACTAGTTAAGTCGTCCAAAAGCTGGCATCTTAGATCAAAGTATTCAGTGCACTGGGACAGCaatctgaaaacaaaaatcaacacCAACTCATGATGTCTGCATATGTTTTAGGGATTTTGCACCTTGTACTTTATTGATTAGGTACCTTTGGTTGACCCCTCTCATGACAGATGTGGGGCTCCATAATGGGAGCTGAGCAGTCAGGATAACTGAAAGGAGGAACAAGTTAGGTTTTTGGACTTCAGGGAAGGCTGATGTGTCAGTTTGGCTCAAAGTGTACAGTTGATCACAAGCCACACGGCGGAtctgagagaagaagaaacatagaaaagataagtaaatataatataaagttTGAAATACAGTTCTTCCGTTGTTTGctgagtgtgttttttttacctctccGCTGGGAGATCCGAGCAGAATATCAATAATAAAATCATTGACAGAGGGCAGGTTGTAAAAAGAAGCTGGagaaagaaaccaaacacaAGATTTAGAGCCTGTTGGACACAGTACAGAATATCTAATTGCAATACACAGTAAAAGTGAGACTGTGATCTTGTAGTGTGTCTGTACGCCTGCAGGAGTCTTACACAGCTGCTGACAGCGTAACTGCAAACAGGTAACCAGCAGAGACAAAGCCTCGCGGGCGATGATGGCATCTTTGATGGAGACACTCTGCTGTCTGACACATATCCCTGCATGCAATGCTGTTGGTGTGGTCTCGCCCTCGCTACTGGAGCTGCAGTTACTCCCTGCAAAACACAAATACTTTTACTTTCACTTCCTCTGGTTTAGTTTCAGTAAATTATTTTGAGTGTGACCTATTAATAACCAATAGTCAGCATTAGTCATAAATTAAGAATTAAGTTGTACAAGCCACATCCACTGACTGAAAAACATGTAGCTAACACCATACGTTCTCTACTTGGTAGACttacagagacaaacagacaaaatgtgcaatgtttttttttgccTCACCAGTGCTGCTGACTCTGGTGCGCACTCCCTGGGGCAGAAGAGAGCCATGGgtctctctgattggctgtgggCTACCAACCAGATCTAATCGACCTGCTGCAGCCGCCCAGGTCAGACGCATAAAACAGGCCACTGTGGAAGTGAAGTCACCCACTTCCATGGTCTAtaaaagaaacagcagcagatAGAGCATCTGGAATACTTTACATTTACTGGATACCAAATTTATCCTAGAAATAATCTCaaaactgaaattatttctACCATACCTGAATAGCGACACGTGCAGCAGGTATGATTTCTTCAACTCTTATGGATGATCGCTCAGACAAAGACATCTGTCTGTAGGAGGACTTCTCTGGAGTTCCACATAGAGAGAGCTGTCGCCCTGTTCGCCCAGCATTACGG
Coding sequences within:
- the usp24 gene encoding ubiquitin carboxyl-terminal hydrolase 24 isoform X1, whose translation is METEEEQHITTLLCMGFPDPDVIRKALRLAKNDINEAVALLTNESPGLGYGYEPMESGPNPGLGSSGEGENSGRTGTGGFDPPPAYHDVVDSERSNDENGNCSGGSMEFPTTNLYELESRVFTDHWSIPYKREESLGKCLIASSCLARHGLADADENCKRFMDRCMPEAFKKLLTSSAVHKWGTEIHEGIYNMLMLLVELVAERVKQDPVPVNLMGVLTMALNPDNEYHFKNRMKACQRNWAEVFGDEANMFAVSPSNTYQKEPHGWLVDLVNRFGELGGFTAIQTKLNTEEIEIAYVSALVQPLGVCAEYLNSSLVQPMLDPVIHKMITYVQNLEEKDLKDKRLVSIPDLLSAIKLLCMRFQRELVTVVDDLRLDTLLRMLKTPHFSTKMNSLKEVTKLIEESTVSKSVKNAIDTDKLLDWLVENSVLSIALEGNIDQAQYCERIKGIIELLGSKLSLDELSKIWRIQAGQSSTVIENIHTIIAAAAVKFSFDQLTHLFVLIQKSWEVESDRVRQKLLSLIGRIGREARSETTTGKVLEVLWELAHLPTLPTSLVQQALEEHLGILSDAYAVKELVKRSYIIKCIEDIKKNLTQEDSKGNETHSSFHIGTWGKKKSNSLAKLKEASQQSSPQAVWVVPALRQLHEITRSFIKQTYQKQDKSIIQDLKKNFEIVKLITGSLVCCHRLAVTAAGNSGLSGSTLVDGRYTYQEYLDSHLRFLAFFLQEASLYLVWNRAKELWECLVSGPDVCELDREMCFEWFTKGQHDLESDVQQQLFKEKILKLEPYEITMNGFNLFKTFFENVNLCDHRLKRQGTQLCVERLDLAGMDFIWRIAMETPDEEIANEAIQLIITYSYTNLNPKMKKDSVSLHKKFIADCYKRLEAASSALGGPTLTHAVTKATKMLTATAMPTVATSVQSPSRYRGGFGSTKLVIIERLLLLAERYVITIEDMYSVPRTILPHGASFNGHPVTLHITYESTKDTFTLETHSNETVGSIRWKISEHLSCPVDNVQIFANDSVLTMNRDHKLLSQLGFSDEQSLTVKSSGTGTPSGSSESSASASSSSSSAVFNSAYALEQEKSLPGVVMALVCNVFEMLYQLANLDESRITLRVRKLLLLIPTDPEVQDALDNFVPKESSVWSHQKTLFTLGQGTGSRSPSMSSKQQHQPSAASILESLFRSSAPGMSTFRVLYNLEVLSSKLMPTSDDEMAKTSSKSFCENFLKAGGLSLVVNVMQRDSIPSEVDYETRQGVYSICLQLARFLLVGQSMPAVLDDDVIRDGDALSSRPFRNAGRTGRQLSLCGTPEKSSYRQMSLSERSSIRVEEIIPAARVAIQTMEVGDFTSTVACFMRLTWAAAAGRLDLVGSPQPIRETHGSLLPQGVRTRVSSTGSNCSSSSEGETTPTALHAGICVRQQSVSIKDAIIAREALSLLVTCLQLRCQQLSSFYNLPSVNDFIIDILLGSPSGEIRRVACDQLYTLSQTDTSAFPEVQKPNLFLLSVILTAQLPLWSPTSVMRGVNQRLLSQCTEYFDLRCQLLDDLTTSEMEVLKVSAATMLEDEISWLDNFEPSWSSEMETSEADNILLAGHLRLIKTLLSLCGNEKEHLGPSLIQQLLDDFLFRASRIIINSSNPTTSPAPSHDFHPKCSTASSRLAAYEVLVMLADSSLSNLQLITKELLSMHHQSDPSLCKEFDYLPPVESRSVSGFVGLKNGGATCYMNAVFQQLYMQPGLPEAFLSIEDDTDQPEESVFYQVQSLFGHLMESKLQYYVPENFWKIFKMWNKELYVREQQDAYEFFTSLVDQLDEHLKKMGREQIFKNTFQGIFSDQKICKDCPHRYEREETFMALNLGVTSCQSLEISLDQFVRGEVLEGSNAYYCEKCKEKRTTVKRTCIKSLPSVLCIHLMRFGFDWESGRSIKYDEQIRFPWVLNMEPYTVSGMARQDCSGEGGEGRGDGTSGGSPRKKVTISENYELVGVVVHSGQAHAGHYYSFIKDRRGGARGRWYKFNDNVVEEFDMNDETLEYECFGGEYRPKVYDQSNPYPDVRRRYWNAYMLFYQKISDQNSPVLPKKSRVSIMRQEAEDLSLSAPSSPDVSPQSSPRPPRANNDRLTLLTRLVRKGEKKGLFVEKMPVSIYQIVRDENLKFMRNRDVYNSDYFNFTLSLASVNATKLKHPGYQPMAKESLQLAVHFLFHTYLHTKKKLRVDTEEWMATVEVLLSKSSEACQWMVQYLVGPEGREIVKVCLLECSVREVRVVVASILEKTLESALQFGDPGLDSLTDALLSLLDKDVPENVKNCAQYFNLFSNFAQRGCGPCQLLLKHSAYRRMLIFLLGPNRQNNQNRRWSPAQAREFLHLHSTLALITLHSDLSPQRTQAPGGLKLRLSSVLSSTPLLPLHADILASLFTPEGQPYLLEVMFAMRELSGPLSLLIEMVTYSSFCNEPFSLGVLQLLKTQLETAPPHELKNIFLMLQELLVVEDPLQSQRLKYAFESEKGLLALMQQSNNVDSRRCYQCVKFLVTLAQKCPQAKDYFKDLSGTWSWAVQWLQKKMTEHYWTPQSNVSNETSTNKTFQRTISAQDTLAYATALLNEKEQSGSSNGSDGSPANENADRSLRQGSESPMMLGDSKSDLEDVDP